Proteins from one Anopheles nili chromosome 2, idAnoNiliSN_F5_01, whole genome shotgun sequence genomic window:
- the LOC128721219 gene encoding uncharacterized protein LOC128721219, translating into MPEILETSFAEYIAAGLRDVAREQGFTEGLYTLENESGSNMGDGFVGQLLKVFIREANRELVVLCKLLPDNELRRQQGIALFERESEAYMDILPLLLKFQREKSLEQGMPIFDNVPRCYYAKTTFDKLESVIIMEDLRLQAYRMWNKANPVDFDHARLLMTTLGRLHAISFAMKEQQPVEFERCRNYTDSMFRMMDEYPAGSFEKMMVGMCNRAIDSLEQHDTFRREKLEQFKDRCVPEMMACVDGKAAEPYAIIGHGDCWSNNMMFQYEDDNQTLKNIKLIDWQLSRYASPVLDLVYFIFNCTDEELRSHGYHRLLSIYYNSLGAHLRNLGGDVERQFPRSAFREQLKQFGRYGLLMSMMVLPIICTPNDELPDTDTAMEGLMKDITTGDSGVEFIYGTTEKAAIRYRKRMAGCIRDSIRLGYI; encoded by the exons ATGCCAGAAATATTAGAAACGTCCTTCGCTGAGTACATTGCCGCCGGTCTGCGGGATGTGGCACGCGAGCAAGGATTTACCGAGGGTTTGTACACACTCGAGAATGAATCCGGTTCCAACATGGGTGATGGCTTCGTTGGCCAATTGCTGAAGGTGTTCATTCGTGAGGCGAATCGCGAGCTAGTGGTACTGTGCAAGCTACTCCCAGATAACGAGCTTCGCAGACAACAGGGCATTGCACTGTTCGAGCGCGAATCGGAAGCGTACATGGACATCTTGCCGTTGTTGCTCAAATTCCAGCGTGAAAAATCGCTGGAACAAGGCATGCCTATCTTCGATAACGTGCCTCGCTGTTACTACGCCAAAACCACCTTCGACAAGCTGGAGTCGGTGATTATCATGGAGGATCTACGGCTGCAAGCGTACCGCATGTGGAACAAGGCAAACCCCGTCGACTTCGATCACGCACGCTTGTTGATGACTACACTGGGTCGACTTCACGCCATCTCGTTCGCCATGAAAGAGCAACAGCCGGTGGAGTTCGAGCGGTGTCGCAATTACACAGACTCCATGTTCAGAATGATGGACGAATATCCGGCTGGGTCGTTTGAGAAGATGATGGTCGGCATGTGCAACAGGGCGATCGATTCCCTCGAACAACACGACACCTTCCGTCGGGAAAAGCTAGAGCAGTTTAAGGATCGATGCGTGCCGGAGATGATGGCATGtgtcgatggaaaagctgccGAACCCTACGCTATCATAGGACATGGCGACTGCTGGTCAAACAATATGATGTTCCAGTACGAAGACGAC AACCAAACCCTCAAGAACATCAAGTTGATCGATTGGCAACTGTCGCGATATGCCTCGCCTGTCCTCGATCTCGTTTACTTCATCTTCAACTGCACGGACGAAGAGTTGCGATCCCACGGGTATCACCGGTTGTTGAGCATCTACTACAACAGCCTGGGGGCGCATCTGCGCAACCTTGGCGGTGATGTTGAGCGACAATTTCCCCGAAGTGCGTTCCGTGAACAGCTGAAGCAGTTCGGCCGCTACGGGTTACTGATGTCCATGATGGTACTGCCAATTATTTGCACTCCCAACGACGAACTTCCAGACACCGATACGGCAATGGAAGGTTTAATGAAAGATATAACCACTGGGGACTCGGGTGTCGAATTTATCTATGGCACAACGGAGAAAGCCGCCATACGTTACCGAAAGCGCATGGCCGGATGCATCCGCGACAGCATACGTCTTGGATACATTTAA